Proteins encoded by one window of Pseudomonas sp. LS44:
- a CDS encoding cobyrinate a,c-diamide synthase: MSGPRSCPALLIAAPASGQGKTTVTAALARLHARQGRRVRVFKCGPDFLDPMILARASGQPVYQLDLWMVGADESRRLLWEAAGEADLILIEGVMGLFDGTPSAADLARHFGVPVLAVIDGSGMAQTFGAMAHGLASFQADLPFAGVLGNKVGSSRHGEILRDSLPPALRWFGALPRSAAAELPSRHLGLVQAEELADLDARLDAAADALAASADGSLPPPVAFAAAPPAVLPPLLAGVRIGVARDAAFAFVYQANLDLLRALGAELKFFSPLSDQALPEVDSLYLPGGYPELHLAQLAGNTPMRAAIQAHHTAGKPIHAECGGMLYLLDKLTDQQGQSGAMLGLLPGAATMQPRLAALALQEVELPEGRLRGHTYHHSLLDCALEPIARGECPNYRRTAEAVYRLGRLSASYIHLYLPSNPVAAAGLFRP; encoded by the coding sequence ATGAGCGGTCCACGCAGCTGCCCCGCACTGCTGATCGCCGCACCGGCCTCTGGGCAGGGCAAAACCACGGTCACCGCTGCCCTGGCCCGTCTGCATGCGCGCCAAGGGCGGCGGGTGCGGGTGTTCAAGTGCGGGCCGGACTTCCTCGACCCGATGATCCTCGCCCGCGCCAGCGGCCAGCCGGTATACCAGCTCGACCTGTGGATGGTCGGCGCGGATGAGAGCCGGCGTCTGCTCTGGGAGGCGGCGGGCGAGGCCGATCTGATCCTGATCGAAGGGGTGATGGGCTTGTTTGACGGCACCCCCTCGGCAGCCGACCTGGCCCGGCACTTCGGTGTACCGGTGCTGGCGGTGATCGACGGCTCGGGCATGGCCCAGACCTTCGGTGCCATGGCGCATGGGTTGGCCAGTTTTCAGGCGGATCTGCCGTTCGCCGGGGTGCTTGGCAACAAGGTCGGCAGCTCGCGGCATGGTGAGATTCTGCGCGATTCGTTGCCGCCCGCGCTGCGTTGGTTCGGGGCCTTGCCGCGCAGTGCTGCTGCCGAGCTACCGAGCCGTCATCTGGGGCTGGTGCAGGCCGAGGAATTGGCCGATCTCGATGCGCGTCTGGATGCTGCCGCCGACGCTCTGGCCGCCAGTGCGGACGGCAGCCTGCCACCGCCAGTCGCCTTTGCCGCAGCGCCGCCAGCCGTGCTGCCACCGCTGCTGGCCGGCGTGCGCATCGGCGTGGCCCGTGACGCGGCATTTGCCTTTGTGTATCAGGCCAATCTCGATCTGTTGCGTGCACTGGGTGCCGAGCTGAAATTCTTCTCGCCGCTCAGCGACCAGGCGTTGCCGGAAGTGGACAGCCTCTACCTGCCCGGCGGCTATCCCGAACTTCACCTGGCGCAGCTGGCGGGCAACACGCCGATGCGCGCGGCGATTCAGGCGCACCATACCGCCGGCAAGCCGATCCATGCCGAGTGTGGTGGCATGCTCTACCTCCTCGACAAACTGACTGACCAGCAGGGTCAGAGCGGCGCCATGCTGGGTCTGCTGCCGGGCGCGGCGACTATGCAACCGCGCCTAGCGGCGTTGGCCTTGCAAGAAGTCGAGCTACCGGAAGGCCGGTTGCGTGGCCATACCTACCACCACTCGCTGTTGGACTGCGCGCTCGAACCGATTGCCCGCGGCGAGTGCCCGAACTACCGGCGCACCGCCGAGGCGGTGTATCGCCTGGGTCGGTTGAGCGCCTCCTATATCCATCTGTACCTGCCGTCCAACCCCGTGGCTGCTGCGGGGTTATTTCGCCCATGA
- the cobO gene encoding cob(I)yrinic acid a,c-diamide adenosyltransferase: MSESTERDARHQARMQRKKALIDDKIAQARDEYGLLLVHSGNGKGKSSSAFGMVARALGHGLKVGVVQFIKGAASTGEEAFFRRFPDEVSYHVMGEGFTWETQDRQRDIAKAREAWVVARQLLNDDDISLVVLDELNIALKYGYLELDEVLADIEARPPLQHVVVTGRGALPGMIEAADTVTEMTLLKHAFKAGVKAQKGIEF, translated from the coding sequence ATGAGCGAATCCACCGAGCGTGACGCCCGCCACCAGGCGCGCATGCAGCGCAAGAAGGCGCTGATCGACGACAAGATCGCCCAGGCCCGGGACGAATACGGCCTGCTGCTGGTGCACAGCGGCAACGGCAAGGGCAAAAGCAGCTCGGCCTTCGGCATGGTCGCTCGGGCCCTGGGCCATGGCCTCAAGGTAGGCGTGGTGCAGTTCATCAAGGGCGCGGCGAGCACCGGTGAGGAAGCCTTCTTCCGCCGTTTCCCCGACGAGGTCAGCTATCACGTGATGGGCGAGGGCTTCACCTGGGAGACCCAGGATCGCCAGCGCGACATCGCCAAGGCCCGCGAGGCCTGGGTTGTGGCCCGGCAGTTGTTGAATGACGATGACATCAGCCTGGTAGTGCTCGATGAGCTGAACATCGCCCTGAAATACGGCTATCTGGAGCTCGACGAAGTGCTCGCCGACATCGAAGCGCGCCCGCCGCTCCAGCATGTTGTGGTGACCGGCCGTGGCGCCTTGCCGGGGATGATCGAGGCGGCGGACACCGTCACCGAAATGACCCTGCTCAAGCATGCGTTCAAGGCCGGGGTGAAGGCGCAGAAAGGGATCGAGTTTTGA
- the btuB gene encoding TonB-dependent vitamin B12 receptor, translated as MRKSFLAPTAVLLCGVSAVVLPALAAEPTLELDQQVVTATRIEQAAERSLAAVTVIDREQIERSQAQSVPELLRKVPGVSLANNGGPGKSTSLFMRGSNSNHVLVLIDGVKAGSVTSGGTALQDLPVELIERIEVVRGPRSSLYGSEAIGGVIQIFTRKGGEGGAKPFFSAGYGTHDSYEGSAGVSGGDGKGWYSLGVASQDTDGINVKPAGVSSYESDSDGYRNLSGSASAGYRFDNGLQLDGNVLQTNSHNDYDSVNTRRTAGFDAYADGETKIVGGRARFNPLELWKVTLQAGRSEDKSDAYQDGKFYSRFDTRRDSLSWQNDLTLAEGHTLTLGTDYQLDSVNGNTAYSEDSRDNKGVFVQYLGEMGRQDWQLSLRHDDDEQFGKYDTGNLGWGYALTDELRFTSSYGTAFKAPSFNQLYYPGFGNPDLDAEKSHSVEVGLAGEHAWGHWAANAYRTKIDNLIATITVNGMSQAEGVDAARIRGLELVLGSELFGWQWNANYSLMDPENRSKRSSRTGIAYYGKDLNRRPGQTFNLDVDRAFGALSIGATLSAQNSTYDDLENQNELAGFATLDLRGEYRLTPEWRLQTRVANLLDADYQTAAGYNQPGQAVYFTVRYQAL; from the coding sequence ATGCGTAAGTCCTTTTTGGCGCCGACAGCAGTTCTGCTGTGCGGCGTGTCAGCTGTTGTCCTTCCGGCCCTGGCGGCCGAACCAACCCTCGAACTCGACCAGCAGGTCGTGACCGCAACCCGCATCGAACAGGCGGCCGAGCGCAGCCTGGCGGCGGTGACGGTGATCGATCGCGAGCAGATCGAGCGTAGCCAGGCACAATCGGTACCCGAGCTGCTGCGCAAGGTTCCCGGCGTATCGCTGGCCAACAACGGCGGTCCGGGCAAGTCCACCTCGCTGTTCATGCGCGGTAGCAATTCCAACCATGTGCTGGTGTTGATCGACGGCGTCAAGGCCGGCTCGGTAACCAGCGGTGGCACGGCCCTGCAAGATTTGCCGGTGGAGCTGATCGAGCGGATCGAAGTCGTGCGCGGCCCGCGCTCCAGCCTGTATGGCTCGGAAGCCATCGGCGGGGTTATTCAGATATTTACCCGCAAGGGCGGCGAGGGCGGGGCCAAACCGTTCTTCTCTGCCGGTTACGGTACCCATGACAGCTACGAAGGCAGCGCCGGAGTCAGTGGTGGCGACGGCAAGGGCTGGTACAGCCTCGGCGTGGCCAGCCAGGACACCGACGGCATCAACGTCAAGCCGGCCGGCGTTAGCAGCTACGAGTCCGACAGCGATGGCTACCGCAACCTGTCCGGCTCAGCCAGCGCCGGGTACCGCTTCGACAATGGGCTGCAGCTCGACGGCAATGTCTTGCAGACCAACTCGCATAACGACTATGACTCGGTGAACACCCGGCGCACCGCAGGCTTCGATGCCTATGCCGATGGCGAAACCAAAATAGTGGGCGGCCGGGCGCGATTCAATCCGCTGGAGCTCTGGAAGGTGACGTTGCAGGCGGGGCGCAGCGAGGACAAATCCGACGCCTACCAGGACGGTAAGTTTTATTCGCGCTTCGATACCCGGCGCGATTCGTTGTCCTGGCAGAACGACTTGACCCTTGCCGAAGGCCACACGCTCACCCTGGGTACTGACTACCAGCTCGACTCCGTGAATGGCAACACCGCCTACTCGGAAGACTCACGCGACAACAAGGGGGTTTTCGTCCAATACCTGGGGGAGATGGGCCGCCAGGACTGGCAACTGAGCCTGCGTCACGACGACGATGAACAATTTGGCAAGTACGACACCGGCAACCTGGGCTGGGGTTATGCGCTGACCGACGAGCTGCGCTTCACCTCCAGCTACGGTACTGCCTTCAAGGCGCCGAGTTTCAATCAGCTGTATTACCCGGGGTTTGGCAATCCGGACCTGGATGCCGAGAAATCCCACAGTGTCGAAGTCGGCCTGGCTGGTGAACACGCCTGGGGTCACTGGGCCGCGAACGCCTACCGCACCAAGATCGACAACCTGATCGCCACCATTACCGTCAACGGCATGAGTCAGGCCGAGGGCGTGGATGCGGCGCGGATTCGGGGCCTTGAGCTGGTGCTTGGCAGCGAGCTGTTCGGCTGGCAGTGGAACGCCAACTACAGCCTGATGGACCCGGAAAACCGATCCAAACGCTCTAGCCGCACAGGCATCGCCTACTACGGCAAGGATCTCAACCGGCGTCCGGGGCAGACCTTCAACCTCGATGTCGACCGGGCATTCGGCGCCTTGAGTATCGGCGCCACCCTGAGTGCGCAGAACTCGACCTATGACGATCTGGAAAACCAGAATGAGCTGGCCGGTTTCGCCACCCTGGACCTGCGCGGCGAATACCGCCTGACCCCGGAATGGCGCCTGCAAACCCGCGTTGCCAACTTGCTGGATGCCGATTACCAAACAGCCGCCGGCTACAACCAGCCGGGACAGGCGGTGTATTTCACCGTGCGTTACCAGGCGCTGTGA
- a CDS encoding O-methyltransferase, which translates to MTARTLPLDDALYAYLLDVSLRETPLLAQLRAETQALPMARWQIAPEQGQFMALLVKLTGARRILEIGTFTGYSALVMAEAMGAGGQLVCCDLPGDYNAIAQRYWREAGLAERIDLRLAPALETLGALERDGQGEGFDLIFIDADKANYPHYLEHALRLTRRGGLILFDNTLWSGRVLEANPDSADTRAIQALNRALQGDARIDLSLLPLGDGLTLCRKR; encoded by the coding sequence ATGACCGCTCGCACGCTGCCGCTCGACGATGCCCTCTACGCCTACCTGCTGGATGTGTCCCTGCGCGAAACTCCGTTGCTGGCCCAGCTACGCGCGGAAACCCAGGCGCTGCCCATGGCGCGCTGGCAGATCGCGCCCGAGCAGGGCCAGTTCATGGCTCTGCTGGTCAAGCTGACGGGCGCCCGGCGAATTCTCGAAATCGGTACCTTCACCGGCTACAGCGCACTGGTGATGGCCGAGGCCATGGGCGCGGGCGGCCAACTGGTCTGCTGTGATCTGCCCGGCGACTACAACGCCATTGCCCAGCGTTATTGGCGTGAGGCCGGGCTTGCCGAGCGCATCGACCTGCGCCTGGCCCCAGCCCTGGAAACCCTCGGCGCGCTGGAGCGGGACGGGCAGGGCGAAGGGTTCGACTTGATCTTCATCGATGCCGACAAGGCCAACTATCCGCACTATCTGGAGCATGCCTTGCGCCTGACTCGGCGCGGCGGGCTGATTCTGTTCGACAACACGCTCTGGAGCGGCCGGGTCCTGGAAGCCAATCCAGACAGTGCCGATACCCGGGCAATCCAGGCGCTTAATCGGGCATTGCAGGGTGATGCGCGCATCGACCTGTCGTTGTTGCCGCTGGGCGATGGCCTGACGCTTTGCCGTAAGCGCTAA
- a CDS encoding C40 family peptidase — MTPKARFALLVLCALLTACAGTPPSKAPLFTAPINGATTDDVLFRAFGLVGTPYRYGGNTPDGGFDCSGLIGYVYRDAAGIQLPRSTREMFAMRGSSVSRDALQTGDLVFFATNGGRQVSHAGIYVGEGRFVHAPSSGGTVRLDSLSATYWQKTYLDARRVFIPAGLAHNQ; from the coding sequence ATGACCCCCAAGGCCCGCTTCGCCCTACTTGTTCTCTGCGCGCTGCTGACTGCCTGCGCCGGCACTCCACCCTCGAAAGCCCCGCTCTTCACCGCACCCATCAACGGCGCCACGACCGATGATGTGCTGTTTCGCGCGTTCGGCCTGGTGGGCACGCCGTACCGCTATGGCGGTAATACCCCAGACGGCGGCTTCGATTGCAGCGGCCTGATCGGCTATGTGTACCGCGATGCGGCGGGCATCCAGTTGCCGCGTTCGACCCGTGAAATGTTCGCCATGCGTGGCTCGAGTGTGAGTCGTGATGCGCTGCAGACGGGCGATCTGGTGTTCTTCGCCACCAATGGCGGCCGGCAAGTCAGTCATGCTGGTATCTATGTGGGCGAAGGGCGTTTTGTCCATGCACCCTCCAGCGGCGGTACCGTGCGCCTGGACAGTCTCTCGGCGACCTATTGGCAAAAGACCTATCTGGATGCCCGACGGGTATTCATCCCGGCAGGTCTGGCCCATAACCAGTAA
- a CDS encoding C40 family peptidase: protein MLKRFAPLVPLALTFFLGACAGYSPSALIDADQALPAPEAMEQEAALEPLPDFSTAKPYALPSFADSILAHGLSLVGTRYRFGGTSANTGFDCSGFIGYLFKEEAGVSLPRSTREMINLKAPLVARNNLQPGDLLFFSTAGRGRVSHAGIYLGDDQFIHSSSSKSGGVRVDSLGDKYWSRTFIEAKRALALASNTQGPRHQ from the coding sequence ATGCTCAAACGCTTCGCACCCCTCGTGCCACTCGCACTGACATTCTTTCTCGGGGCTTGCGCCGGCTACTCGCCGAGCGCGCTGATAGATGCTGATCAAGCGCTTCCAGCACCCGAAGCCATGGAGCAAGAAGCCGCGCTCGAGCCGCTGCCCGATTTCTCCACGGCCAAACCCTATGCACTACCGAGTTTCGCTGACAGCATCCTGGCCCATGGCCTGTCGCTGGTCGGGACCCGCTATCGTTTCGGTGGTACTTCGGCGAATACCGGCTTCGATTGCAGCGGCTTCATCGGCTATCTGTTCAAGGAAGAGGCGGGCGTGAGTTTGCCGCGTTCCACCCGCGAAATGATCAACCTCAAGGCTCCGCTGGTTGCGCGCAACAATCTGCAACCGGGCGATCTGCTGTTCTTCAGCACTGCCGGTCGTGGTCGCGTCAGCCATGCCGGGATTTATCTGGGCGATGACCAGTTCATCCATTCCTCCAGCAGCAAAAGTGGCGGCGTGCGGGTCGACAGCCTGGGCGACAAATACTGGAGCCGCACTTTCATCGAGGCGAAACGCGCCCTCGCCCTGGCCTCCAACACCCAGGGGCCGCGTCATCAGTGA
- a CDS encoding NAD-dependent deacylase encodes MNQAIERVARALQRAERILIITGAGLSADSGLPTYRGLGGLYNGKTAEGLPIEEALSGPMLRRDPALCWKYLAELGKACLSAQPNAGHQAIADLQRIKPACWVLTQNIDSYHRRAGSPAERLIEIHGELEPLYCQSCGAQSDELTAHLQRPLPPKCARCGGVLRPPVVLFEEMLPEQAIDQLYAELRKGFDVVLSVGTTASFPYIVEPLLRTRAAGGFTAEINPSRTEFSQAVDVHLQGRALDILPQLLGHIRGDKSLQ; translated from the coding sequence ATGAATCAGGCCATCGAGCGTGTCGCCAGGGCCCTCCAGCGGGCCGAGCGCATTCTGATCATCACTGGTGCGGGGCTTTCCGCCGATTCTGGCCTGCCGACTTATCGTGGCCTGGGTGGGCTGTATAACGGCAAGACCGCCGAAGGTCTGCCGATTGAAGAGGCGCTGTCTGGACCGATGCTGCGGCGCGATCCGGCGTTGTGCTGGAAATATCTCGCCGAGCTCGGTAAAGCCTGCCTGAGCGCACAACCCAATGCCGGCCACCAAGCCATCGCCGACTTACAGCGAATCAAGCCGGCGTGCTGGGTACTCACCCAGAATATTGACAGCTACCATCGCCGCGCCGGCAGCCCGGCGGAGCGCCTGATCGAAATCCATGGTGAGCTGGAGCCGCTGTATTGCCAATCCTGCGGCGCGCAAAGCGATGAACTGACCGCGCATCTACAGCGGCCGTTGCCACCAAAATGCGCGCGCTGCGGCGGGGTTCTCCGTCCGCCAGTGGTGCTGTTCGAGGAAATGCTTCCCGAACAGGCCATCGATCAGCTGTATGCCGAACTGCGCAAGGGCTTCGATGTGGTGCTGAGCGTCGGCACTACGGCAAGCTTCCCGTACATCGTCGAACCCCTGCTGCGCACGCGCGCCGCCGGTGGGTTTACCGCCGAAATCAATCCATCGCGCACAGAGTTCAGTCAGGCCGTGGACGTACACCTGCAAGGGCGGGCCTTAGACATTTTGCCGCAGCTGCTAGGTCACATCCGTGGCGACAAAAGTTTGCAATAG